In Setaria italica strain Yugu1 chromosome IX, Setaria_italica_v2.0, whole genome shotgun sequence, the genomic stretch ATGAAAATGAAGCTTTTTGTAAATATCATACAACGAATAACTGCTTGGTATACTGTAACATGCAAATTAGTTGCTAAAGTTGCAAAGTATAACATACATTTATGATTTTCATGCCAATATAAGTTGGCTGCAAGAGCTTGCTCTTCACGCCAAACGGCACCCATTTATCATGTTTCCTTATCTCATTGGCTCATTGCAGCCTTGTTCACTTTATTTAGCTATTTGGATTCCAATAGGGATGAATTTGCGTGTTATTATGATAAATTACTACACCATGTAAACCAGTGGCTTTGCTTAGTTCCCAAGTCCTAGATGATAAATAAGTTGTTGCTTGTTACTGAATGCTCCACATTTACAGTTGCATTACCACTAAGGCTTATCACTTATCAGAATGCCACGAAGTAGTGTTTATCTTGTGTGGCAGAATTCCTGCTTTACATGCTACATCATAGTCCTATGTGTGCTTTTGAAAGGGTCCTGGCAAGCATTGTTGTGCTTCTTACAAGGAGATAAAGTGAAATGTCATGAGATCATTAAGGATCTCATGATCTTTGCCACATTACACTCAAACTTAGCAGTAGTTGCTGACAGCATAGGCATACTGTGTTCATGCTTGCATTGTTCATTTAAGTTCAAGGGATGAAAATGAAGCCATTTGCAAATCTTTGCTTGCCACAAATTAGATGGGTCTTGTGAGCTATTGTTAAGGCATTTCAACGCAGTTCTTTCTATATGAATTAATTAATGTTGCTTTATTTAATGTTGCTTTATTTAAGTTCAAGCAAGAAAATTGAATATTTGTGCGAATATTGTATCATTAAGTAGTTATTCGCTGTATGGTGATCAGTTAATTTGTTTCCCAATCTGCATGTGTAACGCATACCTGTTGGTTGCCATGCCAATAACAGTATTCTAAAACTGATTCTTCGAATGGCATGGTCGATTGGCTAGATTACCATGTTGCTTTAGGCCTTAGCTCAGTGTGGTCTTGTTTATTTTGGTCATTTATCTGGATGAGAACTGAAATGGACTACTGCCTTGTTTAGTACTTGATGTGTTATTGTGGCAAGGTAACTTTGCCCTGTTTTTTAGGACTCAAATAGCAATAAGGTAACCTTGCCTGCTTCCAGAACTTAAAATGGCAATCGGGATTTTGATTGCTACCGGAAATCCCACAATGTTAGAGTTGCATTACTGCCATCGCATATATCAGACTTGGCTGATATCGTGCTCATCTTTTGCAGTGTTTCTGCTACGTGTGCGACATTGCTGCCCCATGTGTGTCCTGGAAGGGTCACGGAGGGCACTGTCATGCTTCAGATAAAGACAAGAAGTGGAAGACTATGAGATTGATCAAGAAAAGGGCGCAAGTTAAGCCTAGTTAAGTCAATCCTAACTCTAGGTCTGGCAATCAGTATTTTGCAAGCGCTTGTCAGCTTGTTCTGATAGGAGGGTTATTTTGCAGCAACTTGTACAGAGGGTTAGTACCGGCAATAGATCTGTCCCAATGCTTGGTGCATCTGTGTGCCGCCTATCACAAACTGAATGATACTCCTATATAAGAAGAACATCTTCGGAGTGTCATCAGTGTTGTGTTACATTAAATTCCAGCATCTATGTATCTCCTGCTCTCTTTGTCCCACAAAGActgtttatttaaaaaaatttagatAAGATAGTACCAATGCTAGAAGTCTaaagtacccctaataactcttcttaatcggatggattaTTGAGtataattaattatgcatgcacgcttgTTGAATCTATTAACCTTCCTTATTTAGCAAGTCTAACTAAATGATCGATTCGTTAACTGGGACAGCAAGTATTATGAGGGTATTTGTTGGATTGTCAGAAAGTTTTATGGACACTTCTTTatgggataaattttgaaggGCTAAATGAACGGTCACGAATTTCAGTTCGTCTACTCCAACCCCTTGGGACCTGCAAATTCGTCGAGACTTTGCAGTGCCCATAGTTGTTTTTTGAGTGGCTTGCATTTATGAGTACCTTTGCGTCCCTTTGTTTCCCACGCGAGACTCCTCGTTGCCTGGTATGCCACTTGGAATTCTGCAACCTGTTTTTATTGCAGAGATAAATCAGTTTCGCTGCCCTCTGCTATATAAACGGGCATGATATGTGGTTGTTTTCCCATCAAAGTGGACACGGGAAAAGGTCTGCCAGGAAAATATGGTGAAGATAGTAGATGTCGGAGAAGAGCCTGATGTTAGCCGTGATGAGGACGACTGCGTCGAGATAGACCCTGCGGAGTTCGCCAAGAAGCTTAATctgaaggaaactgatgatGTGATTCTTGTCGCTGCAAAAGGGAAGGTTAGCCCCTTTTCTAATCCCTTTCTCATTTTCTTCTCCATTAATCTCCCTGTAGGCTAAAAATTGTACAACGATTGCGTCTATTGCTTATAAGTCGTAGGCAATCCCTTTGGAGTAAGCATTGCTTTATCAATTGGTGGCGCTCGGGAAATTTTAAAACCGATATCTAAAGAAAATTTCGCACTCTAAAAGACTGTAAAGTCATCTGTGATCAAATCATAAACTGCCACATCTTTCCTTTCATGACCTGTAGATCGTTAAGGTGGAAGTGGATCAACCGGAGGGCGTTGCAAAAGCGTTGTATGGCTGTGGCCGTGAGGCCAACCATAAACATGATGCTGCTGGTGATTGCATCGACAACCCATACAAGATAGATGAAGTTGGAACGAGTCTCCTTAAGGTCGAGATTGATGTGGACAGGTTTGCGCTTGACAAGCCTTCTGCCAAACTCCACGGTGTCGACCACAACGTCGGCCAATTTTTCCGTGGAGACAAAGATGACCTCAGCAGCCACACTGTCAAAATCATTCCTGGCAAACTGGTGGTGAAGCTCGACAACATCGGCGCTGAAGTCATTCCTGACAAGGCGGTGGTAAAGTGCGAACCTGTTGGCGACAATGGCGTCGAAGCTGATGAAGAAGGTTCATATGACTACTGCCTTGAGATGACCCCTAAGATAAGGATATTTGACGAGGAAGATGACGAGGACGTCGTTATAGTCAGATAGGTTCCGTCCGTGAGCGTTTGATCCCTTGCATGATTCTACCAACTCAGCACTATGTATTCAGTCAGTATTAACCTTTGTTCCCAGTGTGAAAAACCGACGTGTTAAACTGTCTGATCTTCTTCGAATTAATACCGAAGCAAGAGATTATAATTTGTTATTGTTTCATCTTCTATGATTTGATTGCAAATACACGGCATAATTAAATCTTAACATCTACTTGGTGATGGCGAATTAACTAGGTGGCACTGAGAGACTATCCTCATCCAAGGCACTTGTGTGGTAATTTCCCCTTCGACAAGACTCCTCATGAGAGCCTTTGCGGCAAGGTAATCAGATCAGTCATCCCATTATATTTTCCTAAATCTCTTGGCACGTGTCTATAACATCAGATGTACACCAACTGCTCTGCTCAATGCAGTGCTACTGTTCTTTGTGCGATGTGCCTGCTTCCAGTTGCTTCAAGTGGAAAGGAATAGGAGGACATTGCCATGCTACACACAGGCAATGTAAGCTGCTACTATGTTTTGTTAGTCCTCTTTGACATTGATGCAAGATcagataaagaaaaaaaatatgaattgaGGCAAACTACAGATTAATAGGAACGATCATCTCAAATCGATCAATTTCACCACATAATTTGCACTTGTTGTAGCACATAGAGTATTCCGAGATACATAAGCACCATCCATCACAGGAAGACATTATTCTGGGGACTTGTTGGTATGGTGCCCCCCTTTCCTTGGAATTTGATGATGCTAGACCAATGAGCTGTGAGGGGTGGGAACTCTTCTAAGAAATTCTCACCCCCAAATTGCTCCTAGATAAATTATAAACAGTTCTTTTCAGCTTTTGCAATACGGATAAATCAATGGCCTGGCTTGAAGCCATTAACTACAGTCACCCCGTTAATTGCTGGGGCTGCACCTCTATTCTTCTTGACGTATGCAACATATTCACCATAGTGCATGGTGTACAGGGTGCTCTGGTAGCGGGTGACACGGATCTTCTTCCTCAAGGACTCAGTGATGGTACCATGGTAACCCGCCTTCTTCATCAGCGTGTCAATAGTCTCTACGTGTCCCCATCCTGCCAGAGATAATCAAACCTTAAGTTACAGGTTGTTTTAGATAGATGGGAAATGTACTGGTCAATTGACTTTTTATTTAATCTTTATTGCTCATTAGACTGTATTTCAGCCATATGGATATGAAAGATGGTGAAATTCATATCTGATTTCAACTTCTGGCCATCCCTTGTAGCAGTTTTAGAAACTAAAATATTCTACGTAAAGTGAAAATGCATGCATTAGATGATGGAGCATTCACCTTCATGGCTAGCAACCTCAGGTAAATAGGTTGCACTGCGTCTTATGTTATAGTCTGGATCTGTAAATTCAATAATTAAACCATGCTTTCCAACCTGCATTCACAACAAGAAATTGACTTTGATGTAAACGTTGGTGAAACAATAATACCTAATGGTGAGTGAGAACATTTCACGATCAGAACATGCAGAAAGGAAAGGAACATCTGAGAACGTGGAAGTTGACCTCCCAATCGAGGTAGCCCTCTGCAGTTTCATAATCAGTCAGTATAGACACTGTGCACTCCAAGGTTGGCAGTTCCTTTGATTGGATTGGGGGGAAGCGCCGGTCCCTCAGGGCACTGCGAGAGGATACCAAGCTTACTATATGCCTAAACATTATTCAATACAAAATGCATAATTGCTACTTACTAGCACAAGTCCACTAAATGTTTTGAGGACTGATAATACAACTCGGTAAGAAAATCAGACAGGATTTTATTGCTGAAACAATAGTTACCTAGTTAGTGCGTAGTCCTTAAAGCCACTGACAATCTGACGGGGCTCCAAGGTTCCTATGCATCCTCGGAGGCGTGGTTCTGAACCATTGGTAGCCTTCTTCCAGGTCACAAACAATGGGCTGAAGTTACAAAAATTGACCAAACAAGTTAAGCCATCGTATGCTAGAATAACAATATCTACTCCGTATATCTGAGACTACAATATAACTGTCGGTCAACCTTGATAAGCACTACATGGTTAAAAAGGAACTCATTAACATTCTGAATCCTAGACTAACGAAACATTAGAGGGTTATAGTCGAACACGAAAAGCCTTATGATTAAATTGCTTCTCCCACTTAAATTATAATATCAGCTGTGCAGCAGTGAGATTCCTTGTCCTCCCCTACTCTCGGACAGACAATCACAAGAGGCAGGAAACCTGCACTCTCTACGAAAGTCCAGAGGCGACGAGCGTAGTGTGCTACTTTGCTTCCCCTCTTCCATGCAGCAGAAACTAGCGGCACGCGATATGATCAGATGATGCAATCGCCAAGCGAAGAGCCGAGCCGAACCAAATCTACCAAGGCGCCGCCTTTTGCCCAAATCTACCACAATTGACCGAAACCCAACATCAGAACCACCGTAAAAAACCCTGATTGTGACGGGGGCAGCGCGGACCACGCGCCCACGCTCCATCGCGGAGGGAGGAGGCTTACTGGTTGCCGTCCTCGaaggcgggggccggcggctgGTCGCCGGTGAAGTGGGAGACGAGGGTGTCGAAGCAGTAGACCGCCATTTCCTCCGTGGCCACCACCATCCTGCCGATCGCCGGGGGAGCCTGCCGCGGCGGGCTACGTCGTCTCCCGCGAGGGTGGGGGgcacggcgggggcggcgaccGCCGCGGGAATCGGGCGgtggtgaggaagaggaagttGGGAGGGGGAAGCGAGCGAATGCGTCTGTTTCTTCTCTCGCTTCTGGGCGTTTGCCTTTGCGGGGTTTCCCTTTTCTATGGACGATTTTGCCCCTGGGGGTGTGGGTATTTACGTCTGCATTACTTGTTGTTCGTTTGCATTGCTGGAATGGATTTTGCTCgtgttttattttcattttttttttgctcgtGTTCGTCTCCAACTCGCTTTCAGCAGCGATAGAATTTAGGCAAAGTAGCGTAGAAGTACTGAACCATTTTATGATCCTCAAACTTTCAGGTGCATCATCATAGCACAAACCCCTCATTAGCTGTTGATTTAGgacctgttcggctggacttataagtcggttgaaaagttgaaatggctgatttattatgagagaaaaatactgttcgatggttgataagccgactgaataagctgaagcgaacaggcctttGAACCAATCACGACGTTAATCGTCCGAGTTCATTGGTACTAGATGAgaactgacacgtttcttcAGTTTTTGACTACTCCGATTCGTCACCAAACGCACATGACTCCGACACGTCAACGTTTCTAGCAGTACAATTTCTTGATGATTCCTCAAAGATTGTTACTTGGATTCAGTGGAAAACTTTGAGATCGGACACCGAATATCAACCGTTCCCCAACTTTTCTTTTCCGTCGAAAATGGAAGGCTTTCGATCACGACATGTTGCGTAGATTCATTGATCTCTTGATTCTTTTAGTCCCTCCATTCTCACTCTTCAGTGTCAAGGACTGCGTATGCTGCAAGCAGCATCTCCACTGAATTCTTTTATCCATTAAAAAATTGATAGAAACAAAGTAAGAGCATCAGTTGAACAGCATAGGGAGAGATTTGCTGCTTTAGGTGAACCAACCAGGGCCAAAGATATTATATATAGCAACCTTTCGCGGGCGATAGCGATGTCTGACCCAACCAGGTCGAATCCGATCCAGCAACGCCGGATCGCATCACTGCAGCTTCAGCTTCATAGTCTCACTCTGGCTGCGGTTTTCAGTGGATCGCAGAATGTTGCTCACTTCACCTAAAGGCCAGCATAGCATTCATCCGAGCGCATTTTTATGAACTCTATACCACTGTAATTTCCATGTCCAATGAAATCTGTTCAATTCCAATTATGGGCAATGAGGGTGGTAAGGAATATCAAATGGGCTGCCAGGCTTTATCCAGCTCGGCTGCCTGCCCTGAACAAATGTACTAGACCTACTGAAAAGGGCAGGGATTTGTATGTACACATAGATGTCTAGGGTTCGGACTAAACCAGAAACAATCAGATGTTTGCAACTCGTCAATTCAAACATCTGAACAGAACTCCAAGCTATCCAGGTGATGCGCAAACGATTCAGCCAATCTGTCGGCGTCCTGGACCCGCAGGCGCGTGCCTTGCTGCCCGACAACAACAGCAGCTACCCGTGAGGCCAGCAGGCCGATGCCTTTCAGGTCTGAAGCACCCCGGAGGATGCCATACAGAATCCCAGAAGCGTATGCATCGCCGGCGCCACAGGTGTCCACAGGCAAGCAGGGTGGCGGAGGGATGTATATTGCTTCACCTTTCACCCCAATGTAGGAGCCATGCACGCCATCGGTCACGGATACTAACGGAACAGAGTGGCTTAAGTATCTTGTGGCTGACATGGGGCTGTCTGTTGAAGGTAGCTCGCAGAATGCCCTTGCTTCGTTGGCATTGGCGAACAGAATGTCAGCATAGTTTCCTACAATGTCCCTGAAAATGGTTTGGTTCATGATCATTAGTATTATAAATGAGGCCACAGTATAGATGCATTACAGTAAAAAGAAAATAGTTTTGGGACCATAAACAAAAATGAATTTAATGGTACTATGCGATGAACAATTATGCCCTAATATTCTATTGCTACTTTCAGTGATATGACCAGATGCAGAATAAGGTGGGCTTTGTGTAGGCCATGAAAGCGATTTTAGATGCGTAGCAGTCATCTTTTTAGAGTGGACATGCACTATCAATGGAAGCAAGTAAAAGATTGCTCATGGAGATTTGAGAATTGTGTAACTGGGCCCAGATGGTCGCAAATGTGAAACTGACAGGAAATTCTTTGAAAGGAGGCTAGCCTCACCAAAAATCATTGTAGCATCTCTTGATGCAAGATACATCTGATGCTGTAACAGCAATGAGTGCACCATTCTTGTGAGCATCTTCACACGCTTGCTTGATAGCTTCAATTGTGTGAGGAAGCTCAAATAGATAACCTTCCACAATTAGTACATTTGATTTGGACACTAAATTGGCCAAGTCTGAATCATAACTCAGAGTTGACGATGTACCCTGCAAAGACAGAAAGCGCACGGTGTTGTTAGAGCATATATTAGTTGCAGGTGCAACAGCATATCTAGATGATTGTCAAATGAATTATTCTTGACCAAAATACAGGTTGACAAAAGGATGTATCATTAAAATCTCATGTTAGCCCTTGCTTCCATATTCACACTACAAACAGTAcaatgacaaaaaaaatatactGGAAAATTCACTTGATGCATTGCACATTAATAtgcactagtccatcaacccgtgctccgcacaggctaatatttttaaaagctattgtatttgaaaattatttagaaattaaactcctaactaataatcaaaattatttacctactactctctcatttttttcaatacttcaaaataatactcatatagatgtgtacttatctatatccagttgtgattgatttttaattagtaattactctatacacttttcaatccacattcacactttttttttattttgtatcgcacctttatgcattgtgtttagcataaaaatcaatatttttcatcacttcctcgcATACATGTTGACACTCATGatacgtatataccttaacttagtatttctatattaacaataacataaataggtaatttagaacaTATATTAGTTTAATTTTGAACATTTCTTTATGATGCACaggaagataattagattaagatagATGTGGGTAACAtttctttatgatttttattaataatagcatatgtgggtaatatagatgcaaatttaggaggttactttaagttatttttaagtaTTTAGCTGTGGGCAATTTGATTGCAAAtatagggggttattttaaatattgtttataatggcataagtggataattttgacgaagattagggggttacttcagtttattttatataatttatataatggcagaggtgggtaatttagatatagatttcgggggttactttaggctattttcataatggcataggtgggtaatttttagaaaatgtaatATATCCAatagctatgatgatttgagtctactgaTTAATGGCcaaatgttttgcttttttatgagaatttctaggatttctctctttttctaaagtgtccacctaggatcctaggtggcttcacctgaaggcttcaaaaggagtctccaattagtaatagtaagatatgaTTTAGATATGATGGACTCATAGCGGACAGAAACTGAACTGCTTAATTACCAAACACAACTTGCTACCCTGAGGTATCTAACAAAAGTAGGAGGGATGAGAAGCGCAGCATAAGCAAATAAATTTAAATTGGAGTAATATCTACCAAGCTCAGAAATACAGAGCTGTCCGCAAAGGAACTGACCTGATATGCAAGCATAGTTCGCTGAGCATCCGGTGTTGTTAGGACAATGACAGTTCCAGTAGTCCCATCTTTGACCGGCTTAGACAAGAAATGCACATTAGCACGACGCAATTTCGCCCTAATAGAGTGATTGAACAAAAAGCATGATGTCAGCCAATGCTTTTAACGCTTTGTGCAGAAATAGGACATCAGGATCAGCTGCGACAGAAATAGTGCCAAATTAGCGAATTACCTGTAGAAACTACCTAGTGGGTCACTGCCCACACTGCCAGCCATTGCAATTTTAAGCTCAGGGTAGCCAGCAGACCGGCTACTTCCAAGCCTTGCCAGCGCCACAAGTGAGTTGGACAGGGAACCTCCGGCTGCAGCCTTGTAGCTGCACCCATCCATGGCGCGCAAGACCCGTCCCCTCTCCTCATGGTTTACGACCTTCCTCGTGCCCTTCTCTATGCCCAATCTCTCGAGGAACTCATCATCCACCGTCCCTGAGAAATCAACCTGTTTGCCCCCACGAACCAGTCACCAATCAGCATTGATCTCAATAACACATCCATATTGGGTACTGGCAGAATGTTGAGCTACAGTTTTGAAGTTTTATCTAGAATTTTTGGCAGATAAAATACAGATGAAGAACCGCTGATGTTTGATTGTTGCACACTGAGTCCTTATTATCATCAAGCATACCAGTCACAACTTACCAAACAGCGACGACAGTTCATTTAAAGCATATAATATTCTATATTTCTACTGTGTAAGCACCCAAGTTTGTTTTGGGTGCAGCTACTTCCTTCTTGCTATTTGACGTCAACAACAGCTGCTAATTCCGTAATCGCACGAATAACAAGAAACAGTTAGAGAACGCACAGAAAGAAGGGGATAGAAGAAGATGCTCGCACCATGGCCTGGCCGAGGCCGAGCACGTCCCATCTctcgggcgcggcggccgccgcggcgggctcgacggcgtcctcgtcctcgtcatcgtcgtcgctcTCGCTGACGCCGGCGTCCGAGAATCCCCCGAGGAGCGCTCGCGCCCGGCCCTTCCAACGCACCACGAACCGGTGGTAGCTGCAGGCGCGCGGGGAGCTCCGGGCCCCTGGGCGCGCGGCGAGGGGGAGTAGcgagggaggaggtggggaggaagggaagcggcggatgaggcgggagggggaggaggccgtggcggcggcggcaatggtggcggaggcgagcgcCATCGGGGGTGgggcgccgcgccgtgccgtgccgtgccgtggcgACGTGGCCTGCCGTATTTGAGGTGGAAACGGATTGGGGTGAAGGTGGGAAGAGTCTGGATGGGAGGCGCGGCCGACCAGGCTGCCGCCTCGCTGCCTCGCTGCCCATCACCAAAAAGCCAGCAGAGAGAAAAATAACGGATGAATAGAAAATAAGGTAATGTGGGGCTCACTCTACAGTCTCTGCCACGGGGGGCTAAGGCGTCACTGTGATTTTTTAGggcttccctctctctctgggCTTCATTGTCGATGGGCTAGAAATTGTCCTTTCGATGGGCCGACGCCCATATCGAATGATGGGCCATCATTTGTTTTTTTAGGAGCCATCATCTGTTAGTTCAGCAGCCTCTTTCTCTCCCAGAAAGcgaaaaaggagagagagaaatgcATTCTACCGCTCAAGCGGCTCTCCATCCTCGATTTATCAGGGCTCCTTTTCATCTGCGCATATTGGCTAAATATGACAAGAAGATTTTGAGTGTTCTCTTCTctctaaaaaaacaaatctACGTACACATGAATAAGATGTTATATGAGCACTGGGCATGTTTAGTTCTCCGCTACAACCAGTCACGCTACAGTTATCTGCAGGCTGGTGGTTGTTTCGTTAGTTAATTTTGGCGTACTACAAGATTTATCGTGTTTTGCTGCAGGGATCTCGCCACAAAGTGTGGTGTTGTTTTTCGGCGCCACGGCTGTGGTGCCGCCACACCTATAGGCTACAGCTTGGCAGGTAACGGTCTGGAACCGAACAACCTCTACAGTTTTAGCAAGGTAACTTTCTTCTACTTCCAGCCCAAGCTCAATTTTC encodes the following:
- the LOC101778383 gene encoding uncharacterized protein At2g38710, whose amino-acid sequence is MVVATEEMAVYCFDTLVSHFTGDQPPAPAFEDGNHPLFVTWKKATNGSEPRLRGCIGTLEPRQIVSGFKDYALTSALRDRRFPPIQSKELPTLECTVSILTDYETAEGYLDWEVGKHGLIIEFTDPDYNIRRSATYLPEVASHEGWGHVETIDTLMKKAGYHGTITESLRKKIRVTRYQSTLYTMHYGEYVAYVKKNRGAAPAINGVTVVNGFKPGH
- the LOC101778784 gene encoding uncharacterized protein LOC101778784, yielding MALASATIAAAATASSPSRLIRRFPSSPPPPSLLPLAARPGARSSPRACSYHRFVVRWKGRARALLGGFSDAGVSESDDDDEDEDAVEPAAAAAAPERWDVLGLGQAMVDFSGTVDDEFLERLGIEKGTRKVVNHEERGRVLRAMDGCSYKAAAGGSLSNSLVALARLGSSRSAGYPELKIAMAGSVGSDPLGSFYRAKLRRANVHFLSKPVKDGTTGTVIVLTTPDAQRTMLAYQGTSSTLSYDSDLANLVSKSNVLIVEGYLFELPHTIEAIKQACEDAHKNGALIAVTASDVSCIKRCYNDFWDIVGNYADILFANANEARAFCELPSTDSPMSATRYLSHSVPLVSVTDGVHGSYIGVKGEAIYIPPPPCLPVDTCGAGDAYASGILYGILRGASDLKGIGLLASRVAAVVVGQQGTRLRVQDADRLAESFAHHLDSLEFCSDV